Proteins from a genomic interval of Rhodococcoides fascians A25f:
- a CDS encoding ribokinase codes for MSASNPRIVVLGSINMDLITRTPSLPDPGETVMGTSFTTTPGGKGANQAIAAAKAGSSVAFLGAVGDDEFGVTLRHTLTAAGIDDTAVRTAAGSSGIATITVDDSAENSIVVVPGANDTVRDLDDDDRTAIADADILLCQLEIPIDTVVAAFEFAHSRGVITMLNPSPVQDLPDALIAATDVLVVNEAEEARIGHRADEVEQVVTTLGAKGARYRGSESFEVSAPRIEAVDTTGAGDAFAGALAASWSAGPRAAVEWATTAGSFAATRPGASASSGTRTEIDALRDAAAR; via the coding sequence GTGTCCGCCTCGAACCCCCGCATCGTCGTTCTCGGCAGCATCAACATGGACCTGATCACTCGCACTCCGTCCCTGCCCGATCCGGGCGAAACCGTGATGGGGACGTCCTTCACCACCACCCCGGGCGGTAAAGGTGCCAATCAGGCCATTGCTGCTGCGAAAGCCGGATCGTCGGTCGCCTTCCTCGGAGCCGTCGGAGACGACGAATTCGGAGTAACGCTGCGCCACACGCTCACGGCCGCAGGCATCGACGACACTGCAGTGCGTACCGCTGCTGGTTCGAGTGGGATCGCCACCATCACCGTCGACGACAGTGCCGAGAACAGCATCGTCGTCGTCCCCGGCGCCAACGACACCGTCCGCGATCTCGACGACGACGACCGCACCGCCATCGCAGACGCCGATATCCTACTGTGCCAGTTGGAGATTCCCATCGATACCGTGGTCGCCGCATTCGAGTTCGCGCACTCTCGCGGTGTGATCACGATGCTCAATCCCTCACCGGTACAGGACTTACCCGACGCCCTGATTGCGGCCACCGACGTCCTCGTGGTCAACGAGGCCGAGGAAGCTCGCATCGGACACCGAGCGGACGAGGTGGAACAAGTGGTGACCACCCTGGGGGCCAAGGGTGCCCGGTACCGCGGATCCGAATCGTTCGAGGTGTCGGCACCACGAATCGAGGCAGTCGATACCACCGGTGCCGGAGATGCGTTCGCCGGGGCGCTCGCTGCATCGTGGTCCGCCGGACCACGCGCGGCAGTCGAATGGGCAACCACTGCAGGTTCTTTCGCCGCCACGAGACCCGGGGCGAGCGCTTCCTCGGGAACCCGGACCGAGATAGACGCACTTCGCGATGCGGCCGCTCGATGA
- a CDS encoding aspartate aminotransferase family protein, whose amino-acid sequence MTASTRTHLSPALKQATPIVVDHGKGSWIIGTDGRKYLDFTTGIGVTSTGHCHPRVVEAAREQVGKIIHAQYTTVMHQPLLELTDKLGEVLPAGLDSVFYANSGSEAVEASIRLARMATGRPNIIAFHGGFHGRTVAAASLTTAGTKFRSGFSPIMGGVHIAPFPYAFRYGWDMDTAVAFALKELDYLLMTMSSPADTAAFIIEPVLGDGGYLPTPPEFLEGLRERADTHGIVLIVDEVQAGVGRTGKFWGHQHSSITPDIVITAKGLASGFPISAIAASTELMSKAWPGSQGGTYGGNAVAAAAGVATLDVVRDEGLVANAAVQGKVLLDGLLALKAEHSAIGDARGLGLMQALEFVDSAGNPDAAAALRVQQGAIDEGLLLLTCGALGNVVRIIPALIVNDDEMRQGIDALSRTLKNVL is encoded by the coding sequence ATGACAGCGTCGACTCGTACCCACCTCAGCCCGGCACTCAAGCAGGCGACCCCGATCGTCGTCGATCACGGAAAGGGCAGCTGGATCATCGGTACGGACGGGCGCAAGTACCTCGACTTCACCACTGGAATCGGTGTCACCAGTACCGGGCACTGCCATCCGCGCGTGGTCGAGGCCGCGCGCGAGCAGGTGGGCAAGATCATCCACGCGCAGTACACGACCGTCATGCACCAACCGCTACTGGAGTTGACCGACAAGCTCGGCGAGGTACTGCCGGCCGGGCTCGACAGCGTGTTCTACGCCAACTCCGGCTCCGAGGCCGTCGAGGCGTCGATTCGATTGGCACGCATGGCAACCGGGCGACCCAACATCATCGCCTTCCACGGAGGATTTCACGGACGCACGGTAGCGGCCGCATCGTTGACCACCGCTGGAACCAAATTTCGCTCCGGCTTCTCGCCGATCATGGGGGGAGTGCACATCGCACCGTTCCCGTACGCGTTCCGGTACGGCTGGGACATGGACACCGCGGTCGCCTTCGCGCTGAAGGAACTCGACTACCTGCTGATGACGATGTCGAGCCCCGCCGACACCGCCGCGTTCATCATCGAACCGGTTCTCGGTGACGGTGGATACCTGCCCACGCCGCCCGAATTTCTCGAAGGGCTGCGGGAACGCGCCGACACGCACGGCATCGTGCTGATCGTCGACGAGGTGCAAGCAGGTGTCGGGCGTACCGGAAAGTTCTGGGGGCACCAGCACTCGTCGATCACACCGGACATCGTCATCACCGCGAAAGGGCTCGCCAGCGGATTTCCGATCTCTGCCATCGCGGCATCGACCGAGCTGATGAGCAAGGCATGGCCGGGTTCTCAGGGCGGAACCTACGGCGGCAATGCCGTCGCCGCCGCTGCCGGCGTCGCCACCCTCGATGTCGTGCGCGACGAGGGTCTTGTCGCCAATGCAGCCGTCCAGGGCAAGGTTCTGCTCGACGGCCTGCTCGCACTGAAGGCAGAGCACTCGGCCATCGGTGATGCACGTGGACTGGGCCTGATGCAGGCGCTCGAATTCGTCGACAGTGCAGGCAATCCCGATGCTGCCGCCGCCCTCCGCGTACAGCAGGGCGCGATCGACGAAGGGCTGTTGCTGCTCACGTGCGGGGCGCTCGGCAACGTGGTCCGGATCATTCCCGCGCTGATCGTGAACGACGACGAGATGCGGCAGGGCATCGACGCGCTGTCGCGAACGCTGAAGAACGTGCTGTGA